In the Pirellulales bacterium genome, one interval contains:
- a CDS encoding transcriptional repressor → MRTPAEVRAALRAAGCRYTTQRAAVYTYLEQAHHHPTADEVYQAVRRRIPHISLATVYNALEALVESQLANKLTNGPGSARYDCGGEDHYHLRDLNTGEVRDLPLDFDPQLLQKLNPQLLKKLARDGFQVTGYRLEVLGRFER, encoded by the coding sequence ATGCGTACTCCCGCCGAGGTTCGCGCCGCCTTGCGCGCCGCCGGCTGCCGCTATACCACGCAACGGGCCGCGGTGTACACGTATCTGGAGCAAGCCCACCATCATCCCACCGCCGACGAAGTGTATCAGGCCGTGCGGCGGCGGATTCCCCACATCAGCCTGGCGACAGTTTACAACGCGCTGGAAGCGCTGGTCGAATCGCAATTGGCCAACAAGCTAACCAACGGCCCCGGCTCGGCCCGCTACGATTGCGGCGGCGAAGATCATTATCACTTGCGCGATTTAAACACCGGCGAAGTGCGCGATCTGCCGCTCGACTTTGATCCGCAACTCTTGCAAAAACTCAATCCGCAACTGCTAAAAAAGCTGGCCCGCGACGGTTTTCAAGTCACCGGCTACCGCTTGGAAGTGCTCGGCCGGTTCGAGCGGTAG
- the metG gene encoding methionine--tRNA ligase, whose product MTARQILVTAALPYANGPIHLGHLVEYIQTDIWVRFQKLRGHRCIYICADDTHGTAIMIRARQEGRSEEALIADMREQHLRDFTGFHVEFDNYGSTNSPENRRLCGEIWSAIRAADMVREREVTQLYDPQAKTFLADRFVKGTCPRCKSPDQYGDTCDNCGSTYSPSDLINPVSTLSGAKPELRSAKHLFIELEKLHEFLAGWAKGDDPHAPLQSEVANYLKGHFLNEPLRDWDVSRPAPYFGFEIPDSPGNYWYVWFDAPIGYMASLTEWCQKNGEKFETWWPRSANSRDVNSFSRDAKSAERSANPASAPEIHHFIGKDITYFHTLFWPGMLKTAGFQLPTKVHIHGFLTVGGEKMSKSKGTFIQASTYLKHLNPAYLRYYYASKLSPRVDDLDLNPDEFVTKVNSDLVGKVVNLASRTARFVEETGLSTNFHGSKILRTEASSDSVHTGLRYIRSAAEDGELIAKAYEECDYNKAMRHIMLLADNANSFVDKEAPWEIAKRIKNGQELELNKRNLQDVCTVALNLFRQLTIYLAPVLPELAKQAGELLNDPITHWDQAGKPLVGTRVNKFKPLLTRVEPAQVHAMIEESKEAAPVKAASASPGVAAGANISPLAPQPSPLSSDGPEALAAEPLAPECSIDDFTKVDLRVARILTAEEVPDARKLLKLTLSLGGDVRKTVFAGIKKAYPQPEKLVGRLVICVANLQPRQMKFGLSEGMVTAAGGGGDEVFLLSPDSGAKPGQRVH is encoded by the coding sequence ATGACCGCCCGTCAAATTCTCGTTACCGCCGCACTGCCGTATGCCAACGGGCCGATTCATTTGGGCCACTTGGTCGAGTATATCCAAACCGATATTTGGGTGCGGTTCCAAAAACTGCGCGGCCACCGTTGCATTTACATCTGTGCCGACGACACGCATGGCACGGCCATCATGATCCGTGCCCGGCAAGAAGGCCGCAGCGAAGAAGCTTTGATTGCGGACATGCGCGAGCAGCATTTGCGCGATTTCACCGGTTTTCACGTCGAGTTTGACAATTACGGCAGCACCAACAGCCCGGAAAACCGCCGGCTGTGCGGTGAAATTTGGTCCGCGATTCGGGCCGCCGACATGGTGCGCGAGCGTGAGGTGACGCAGCTTTACGATCCGCAGGCCAAGACTTTTCTGGCAGATCGATTTGTGAAAGGCACGTGCCCACGCTGCAAATCGCCCGATCAATATGGCGACACGTGCGACAATTGCGGCTCGACGTACAGTCCCAGCGATTTAATTAACCCCGTCAGCACGCTCTCCGGGGCCAAGCCGGAATTGCGAAGCGCCAAGCATTTGTTTATCGAACTGGAAAAGCTGCACGAGTTTTTAGCCGGTTGGGCGAAAGGGGACGATCCGCACGCGCCGCTGCAGTCGGAAGTCGCCAATTATTTGAAGGGGCATTTTCTCAACGAGCCGCTGCGCGATTGGGATGTATCCCGCCCCGCGCCATATTTCGGCTTCGAAATTCCCGACAGCCCAGGCAATTATTGGTACGTCTGGTTCGACGCGCCGATCGGTTACATGGCATCGCTCACCGAGTGGTGCCAAAAAAACGGCGAGAAGTTTGAAACGTGGTGGCCGCGCAGTGCAAATTCACGTGATGTGAATTCGTTTAGCCGCGACGCGAAGTCTGCGGAGCGGAGCGCTAATCCGGCGTCCGCTCCCGAAATCCACCACTTCATCGGCAAAGACATCACGTACTTTCATACGCTGTTTTGGCCCGGCATGCTCAAAACGGCCGGTTTCCAACTGCCAACCAAAGTACACATCCACGGCTTTCTCACCGTCGGCGGCGAGAAAATGTCGAAGAGCAAGGGGACGTTCATCCAAGCGTCGACTTACTTGAAGCATTTGAATCCCGCGTATTTGCGCTACTACTACGCCAGCAAACTCAGCCCGCGTGTTGACGATTTGGATTTGAATCCCGATGAGTTTGTGACGAAGGTGAATTCCGATCTCGTCGGCAAGGTCGTCAACCTCGCCAGCCGCACGGCGCGGTTTGTAGAAGAGACGGGTTTGTCCACAAATTTTCATGGTTCCAAAATTCTGCGTACGGAAGCAAGCAGCGACTCCGTGCATACAGGCCTCAGGTATATTCGGAGTGCAGCGGAAGACGGTGAACTTATCGCAAAAGCTTATGAAGAGTGCGATTATAACAAAGCGATGAGACACATTATGCTACTCGCCGACAACGCGAACAGTTTTGTTGACAAGGAGGCGCCTTGGGAAATCGCCAAGCGAATCAAAAATGGTCAGGAATTGGAGTTGAACAAGCGTAATCTTCAAGATGTTTGCACTGTCGCGCTCAATTTGTTCCGCCAACTCACTATTTATCTCGCGCCGGTGTTGCCGGAATTGGCAAAGCAAGCCGGCGAGCTGTTGAATGATCCAATCACACATTGGGATCAGGCCGGAAAACCGCTGGTCGGTACGCGCGTCAATAAATTCAAACCTCTGCTCACCCGAGTCGAACCCGCACAGGTGCATGCCATGATTGAAGAAAGTAAAGAAGCCGCGCCCGTGAAAGCCGCATCCGCTTCACCCGGCGTGGCCGCCGGGGCTAATATCTCGCCCCTCGCCCCTCAACCCTCGCCTCTTTCCAGCGACGGGCCTGAAGCGCTGGCCGCAGAGCCACTCGCTCCGGAATGCAGCATCGACGATTTCACAAAAGTTGATTTGCGTGTGGCCCGCATTCTTACTGCCGAAGAAGTGCCTGACGCTCGCAAACTGCTCAAGCTCACGCTCAGTCTCGGCGGCGACGTGCGAAAAACCGTGTTCGCAGGCATTAAAAAAGCGTACCCACAGCCGGAAAAACTCGTTGGCCGGCTGGTTATCTGCGTGGCCAATTTACAGCCGCGGCAAATGAAGTTCGGCCTCAGTGAAGGCATGGTCACGGCCGCCGGTGGCGGCGGCGACGAAGTGTTTTTGCTTTCGCCCGACAGCGGCGCCAAACCCGGCCAGCGCGTGCATTGA
- a CDS encoding nucleoside transporter C-terminal domain-containing protein, whose protein sequence is MQPPPSLETPVEPHDAPPPAEVYKPTPLSWRMAIGAVIAAIGLAAYWQQDVIGYKGQAVAGVLFFFGLVAMFSANLRAVNWHTIIWGMALQLALALLVLGKDKTYFYTAVVCFVGIVLAVLWIHIVPVLRGETLRLPGFIGGLAVIAIAYWIFFIKGVHAAFDDAGGYVGAFIDFSDKGAQFVFGNLAKPGDMAKVFGNDFIFCFAFKALPPIIFVSAFFTVLYHFGVLQWCVRMLALVMVHLMRTSGAETLSVAANVFMGQTEAPLIVKPYVPRMTNSELFVLMASGMAHISGGMMVVYISYGANPVAVLTTCVMACPCSLYLSKLFLPEVSKTETGGSVHTKKEKSPYVNAVDAAATGTTDGLSLALNVGAMLIAFIAFVALFDALLGGIGPALVKWHILASDQVPAWMSDLSLGKVFGWIFSPVAFLMGVAKEDMAKVGSLLGSKLSINEHFAYLQMRQMLPKTDPTTGVMTPGLISQRSFMLTAFALTGFANFSSVGIQLGGIGSIAPNRRHDLARLGMRALFVGFTATLLNASIAGILLPDVVETPPAATAPDSTSPAATTSPSTSTNTNSGQQTGTTSAPAATAATKGASDKAPPANPSASKSAPSSAAASSATSGASSSAATDKKPMDKTPAGKK, encoded by the coding sequence GCACGATGCCCCGCCGCCGGCGGAAGTTTACAAGCCGACGCCGTTAAGCTGGCGAATGGCGATTGGAGCGGTGATTGCGGCGATAGGATTGGCGGCTTACTGGCAACAGGACGTGATTGGTTATAAAGGCCAGGCAGTGGCCGGAGTGCTCTTTTTTTTCGGCCTGGTAGCGATGTTCTCCGCGAATTTGCGAGCGGTGAACTGGCACACGATTATTTGGGGAATGGCGCTGCAGCTTGCGCTGGCTCTGTTGGTTCTGGGAAAGGACAAAACGTATTTTTACACGGCCGTTGTTTGTTTTGTTGGCATTGTGCTGGCGGTGCTATGGATTCACATCGTGCCGGTGCTGCGCGGCGAAACATTGCGCTTGCCCGGCTTCATTGGTGGGCTGGCTGTGATTGCAATCGCATACTGGATATTTTTCATCAAAGGCGTGCATGCAGCATTCGACGACGCAGGTGGATATGTAGGGGCTTTCATTGATTTTTCCGATAAGGGGGCACAATTCGTATTCGGCAACCTGGCCAAGCCCGGCGACATGGCCAAGGTTTTTGGCAACGATTTTATTTTTTGTTTTGCGTTCAAAGCGCTGCCGCCGATCATTTTCGTCTCCGCGTTTTTTACGGTGCTGTACCACTTTGGGGTGCTCCAGTGGTGCGTGCGAATGTTGGCCTTGGTGATGGTTCACTTAATGCGCACCAGCGGAGCCGAAACGCTTTCGGTTGCCGCCAACGTGTTCATGGGACAGACCGAAGCGCCGCTGATCGTGAAGCCCTACGTGCCGCGGATGACGAATTCCGAATTGTTTGTGCTGATGGCCAGCGGCATGGCGCACATTTCCGGCGGCATGATGGTAGTGTACATCAGTTATGGCGCCAATCCTGTCGCGGTGTTGACCACCTGCGTCATGGCCTGTCCCTGCAGCTTGTATTTGTCAAAATTGTTCCTGCCAGAAGTGAGCAAAACGGAAACCGGTGGGAGCGTACACACCAAGAAAGAAAAATCCCCTTATGTCAACGCGGTGGATGCGGCCGCGACTGGCACGACCGACGGTTTGAGTTTGGCGCTGAACGTGGGCGCGATGTTGATTGCCTTCATCGCCTTCGTGGCGCTGTTTGACGCGTTGCTGGGTGGGATTGGACCGGCGCTTGTGAAATGGCACATTCTGGCGTCCGACCAGGTGCCGGCGTGGATGAGCGATTTATCGCTGGGAAAAGTGTTCGGCTGGATATTTTCTCCAGTCGCTTTTTTGATGGGCGTGGCCAAGGAAGACATGGCCAAAGTGGGCAGCTTGCTGGGCTCTAAACTTTCGATCAATGAGCACTTCGCCTATCTGCAAATGCGGCAAATGCTCCCCAAAACCGATCCCACGACCGGTGTTATGACGCCCGGGTTGATCAGCCAGCGATCATTCATGCTTACCGCTTTCGCATTGACCGGATTTGCAAATTTTTCGTCGGTTGGAATTCAGTTGGGAGGCATTGGGTCCATTGCCCCCAACCGGCGGCACGATTTGGCCCGCTTGGGCATGCGGGCGCTGTTTGTCGGCTTTACGGCGACGCTGCTCAACGCATCGATCGCCGGGATTTTATTGCCCGACGTCGTGGAGACACCGCCGGCCGCCACCGCCCCGGATTCGACTTCGCCGGCTGCGACAACCTCGCCCAGCACATCAACAAACACAAACTCCGGCCAGCAAACTGGCACAACATCCGCTCCCGCAGCCACCGCGGCAACAAAGGGCGCCAGCGACAAGGCTCCGCCGGCGAATCCATCGGCTAGCAAATCGGCCCCGAGTAGCGCGGCGGCGAGTTCCGCAACATCGGGTGCGTCTTCATCGGCGGCGACGGATAAGAAGCCGATGGACAAAACGCCGGCAGGCAAGAAATGA
- the polX gene encoding DNA polymerase/3'-5' exonuclease PolX → MKNSEIAAAFDLVADILEFQNANPFRVRAYRNASRTIGDLAEPLEKIAADANRKLTDIAGIGADLAEKIKVMLATGSLPMLVELQAQVPQSVLALLRIPGLGPKKAALLHKELGIKTLEELKAACEAQKVRALKGFGEKTEATILAGLAFAASPEVERMYWAEADTYAQALVEHLRAAKSVKQIELAGSYRRGRETIGDLDVLVESRDVQEVMDRLATFEGIDTVLGRGETKMSVRLANGLQIDMRIVEAKSYGAALVYFTGSKAHNVVLRGMAKDRGLKINEYGVFKMEAPPEKNKKKASKPAKEDADEAAEGIYIAGRTEKDVYATLDLPWIPPELREDRWEFAWAEENKLPKLIELDDMVGDLHMHTDASDGKATLEEMVAAAQALGLKYIAITDHSPRVTVANGLNADRLKKQWDKIDKLNEKLRGFTVLKGVEVDILEKGPLDLDNKCLSGADWVVASVHFGQNQPREQITKRIVDALANPNVCAIAHPTGRIINRRKPYEVDLEAVYEAALEHHKILELNSNPARLDLDDIHCAACRERGIPVVISTDAHSVAGLNVMRFGILQARRAGLTKADVANTRPWKEVKKLLGRK, encoded by the coding sequence ATGAAAAATTCCGAAATTGCCGCCGCGTTCGATCTGGTCGCCGACATTCTGGAATTTCAAAACGCCAATCCATTTCGGGTGCGGGCATATCGCAATGCTTCGCGCACCATTGGCGACTTGGCCGAGCCGCTGGAAAAAATCGCCGCGGATGCCAACCGCAAGCTGACTGACATTGCGGGCATCGGCGCGGACCTGGCCGAAAAAATCAAGGTGATGCTCGCCACCGGCTCGCTGCCGATGCTGGTGGAATTGCAGGCCCAGGTGCCGCAAAGCGTGTTGGCACTGCTGCGGATTCCCGGCCTCGGGCCGAAAAAAGCGGCGCTGTTGCACAAAGAATTGGGCATCAAAACGCTGGAAGAATTAAAAGCCGCCTGCGAAGCGCAAAAAGTACGTGCGCTGAAGGGCTTTGGCGAAAAGACCGAGGCGACCATTCTGGCCGGCCTGGCGTTCGCCGCCTCGCCGGAAGTGGAACGCATGTACTGGGCCGAAGCCGATACTTATGCCCAAGCCCTGGTGGAGCATTTACGGGCCGCTAAAAGCGTGAAGCAAATTGAGCTGGCCGGCAGCTACCGCCGCGGGCGGGAAACCATCGGCGATTTGGACGTGCTGGTCGAAAGCCGCGACGTGCAGGAAGTGATGGACCGACTGGCCACGTTCGAGGGCATCGACACCGTGCTGGGCCGCGGCGAAACCAAAATGTCGGTCCGCCTCGCCAACGGTCTGCAAATCGACATGCGAATTGTGGAAGCGAAATCGTACGGCGCCGCCCTTGTATATTTCACCGGTTCCAAAGCCCACAACGTGGTGCTGCGCGGCATGGCGAAAGACCGTGGATTGAAAATCAACGAATACGGCGTGTTCAAGATGGAAGCGCCGCCGGAGAAGAACAAAAAGAAGGCCAGCAAACCCGCGAAGGAAGACGCTGATGAAGCAGCCGAGGGCATTTACATCGCCGGGCGTACGGAAAAAGATGTTTACGCCACCCTCGATTTGCCCTGGATTCCGCCCGAGCTGCGCGAAGATCGTTGGGAATTCGCATGGGCCGAGGAAAACAAATTGCCCAAGCTGATCGAGCTGGACGACATGGTCGGCGACCTGCACATGCACACCGATGCGTCGGACGGCAAAGCCACACTGGAGGAGATGGTGGCCGCGGCCCAAGCGCTGGGCCTGAAATACATCGCCATTACCGATCATTCACCGCGCGTCACCGTGGCCAACGGTTTGAACGCCGATCGGCTGAAAAAACAGTGGGACAAAATCGACAAGTTGAACGAAAAGCTCCGCGGCTTTACCGTGCTTAAAGGTGTGGAAGTCGACATTTTGGAAAAGGGCCCGCTCGATTTGGATAATAAGTGCCTTAGCGGCGCGGATTGGGTCGTGGCCAGCGTTCACTTCGGCCAGAATCAGCCGCGCGAGCAAATCACCAAGCGGATTGTCGATGCCCTGGCTAACCCCAATGTGTGTGCCATCGCGCACCCGACAGGCCGGATCATCAACCGCCGCAAGCCTTACGAAGTCGATTTGGAAGCGGTCTACGAGGCGGCGCTTGAGCACCACAAAATTTTGGAGTTGAATAGCAATCCCGCCCGGCTCGATTTGGACGACATCCACTGCGCCGCCTGCCGCGAGCGCGGCATTCCAGTGGTGATTTCGACCGACGCCCATAGCGTGGCGGGGTTGAACGTGATGCGGTTCGGCATTTTGCAGGCTCGTCGGGCAGGTTTGACGAAAGCCGACGTGGCCAACACGCGGCCGTGGAAAGAAGTGAAAAAACTGCTGGGGCGGAAGTGA
- a CDS encoding trypsin-like peptidase domain-containing protein, translated as MNFAYLAAAMISLAAPGDSQRTQADNFELAPLGNIQPTHSDYAPSGGAAANEDTLLLDFRADWCGPCRQMDPVVGSILAAGYPVRRVNIDQERELANRFGVTGIPCFVMVVHGREVDRVVGVTDRSRLEAMFSRNGVGPQVNASRGQSPGGIGLLSGGGIPFPPTQPSSPDQNGFFGSRFRSHPDTFARGDDFPGHDPRDAGHTDDFENQSSTLHNRSTADGTSVPDAYEPLLRASVRLRIEDETGISRGSGTIVDARSGEALIITCGHMFREAAKNGKIWVDLFGPEAPQGVPGKLVDYDLKSEVGLIRIATRYPVTAARLAPPGYMVRTGDKVISMGCDGGADATAKETHVTSINRYVGAANLQVAFQPVQGRSGGGLFTPEGWVVGVCYAADPEASEGLFTALPALCEELDHVGLSFVYREPAASGQVASNGRPQPPRAIETTQLDSQTQDGGNRLTNGGNVMFDRQLQPANQLQPVGVTTTALSDRNAAPAAGLADRSGQQLSPDEKAALDAIRHETQGADVVCIVRPQGNAQAESEIIVLNHASPALLEQLTAAQQSQGVQRR; from the coding sequence ATGAATTTTGCATATCTTGCGGCGGCAATGATTTCGCTGGCCGCTCCCGGCGATTCCCAACGGACACAAGCTGATAATTTTGAACTGGCGCCACTTGGCAATATCCAACCAACCCACTCAGACTATGCTCCCTCCGGCGGCGCAGCGGCCAACGAGGACACCCTGCTGTTGGATTTCCGCGCCGATTGGTGTGGACCCTGCCGGCAAATGGACCCGGTCGTCGGTTCAATTTTGGCCGCAGGCTACCCGGTGCGCCGCGTCAACATCGACCAGGAGCGCGAACTGGCCAATCGCTTTGGCGTGACCGGCATTCCTTGCTTTGTGATGGTCGTCCACGGGCGTGAGGTGGATCGCGTGGTGGGCGTTACCGATCGTAGCCGCCTGGAAGCCATGTTCAGCCGCAACGGAGTTGGGCCGCAGGTGAATGCTTCTCGCGGACAATCGCCCGGAGGCATTGGCCTACTCTCCGGCGGTGGCATTCCGTTTCCGCCGACGCAGCCTTCATCGCCGGACCAAAACGGATTTTTCGGCAGTCGTTTCCGCTCGCACCCCGACACGTTTGCCCGGGGCGATGATTTCCCGGGGCACGACCCGCGCGACGCAGGACACACTGATGATTTTGAAAATCAGTCCTCCACTCTACACAATCGGTCGACTGCCGACGGAACAAGCGTTCCAGACGCGTATGAACCGCTCTTGCGGGCCAGCGTGCGGCTGAGAATTGAAGATGAAACCGGAATCTCTCGCGGCTCCGGAACCATCGTCGACGCCCGCAGCGGCGAAGCGCTGATTATCACCTGCGGCCACATGTTCCGCGAGGCGGCCAAAAACGGAAAAATTTGGGTCGACCTGTTCGGTCCCGAAGCGCCGCAAGGCGTGCCTGGAAAATTGGTCGATTACGATCTGAAATCGGAAGTCGGTTTGATTCGCATTGCCACGCGCTACCCGGTAACGGCCGCTCGGTTGGCCCCGCCCGGATATATGGTGCGTACGGGCGATAAGGTGATCAGCATGGGCTGCGATGGTGGGGCCGACGCCACGGCCAAGGAAACCCACGTGACTTCCATCAACCGTTATGTCGGCGCCGCCAATTTGCAAGTGGCGTTTCAACCCGTGCAGGGACGCAGCGGCGGTGGGTTGTTCACGCCCGAGGGTTGGGTTGTGGGCGTGTGCTACGCTGCCGATCCCGAAGCCAGCGAAGGGTTATTTACCGCCTTGCCCGCCTTGTGCGAAGAGTTAGATCACGTTGGATTGTCATTTGTCTATCGAGAGCCGGCGGCCAGCGGACAAGTGGCTTCCAATGGCCGCCCACAGCCGCCACGCGCCATCGAAACGACGCAACTGGACAGCCAAACTCAGGATGGCGGCAACCGGTTGACAAACGGCGGTAATGTAATGTTCGATCGTCAACTGCAGCCGGCCAATCAATTGCAGCCCGTAGGAGTAACCACAACGGCACTTTCCGATCGTAACGCTGCGCCGGCAGCGGGACTTGCGGATCGCAGCGGTCAGCAGTTATCGCCTGATGAAAAAGCCGCGCTGGACGCCATTCGCCACGAAACCCAAGGGGCGGATGTGGTGTGCATAGTACGGCCACAAGGAAACGCACAGGCGGAGAGCGAAATCATTGTGCTCAATCACGCCTCGCCGGCGCTGCTGGAGCAATTGACCGCCGCCCAGCAATCCCAGGGCGTCCAACGTCGATAA